DNA sequence from the Sulfurimonas sp. HSL3-1 genome:
GGACGTCGAGAAGACGCAGTGGTATTTCCAGCGCTACGTCGAGCACCTCCCCAGCGCGGGCGAGATCGTCCTGTTCGACCGCAGCTGGTACAACCGCGCGGGGGTGGAACCCGTCATGGGCTTCTGTACCCAGGACGAACACCAGGAGTTCCTGCACGAAGTCCCGCAGTTCGAGCGGATGCTCGTCAATGCCGGCATCATCCTTGTGAAGTTCTACTTCTCCGTCTCGAAAAAAGAGCAGGCCAAACGCTTCAAAGAGCGCGAGAACAACCCCCTGAAACACTACAAGCTCTCCCCTATCGACCTCCGCTCGCAGGAGCTCTGGGACAAATACACCATCGCCGAGTACTCCATGTTCATGGCGTCGCACACCGATCACGCTCCCTGGACGATCATCCACGCGGACAAAAAGAAAAAAGCGCGCCTGAACTGCATAAAACACATACTGAAACAGATTAATTATTCGGAAAAGATCGGCAAGAAAGTATTGAAGACGGATAAAGAAACGCTCTATTCAGCAGACAGGATGATCGCCGAATTCGACAGCAGCGTTGCCCTGCAGCCCGAAAAGGCCGCAAAGGGGAGTTAGATAAAGTTCAGGATCTCCGCTTCGATCTGCTCTTTTTCGATGATGGTCTTCTGCGTGACCGGCTTGTCAAAGAGGGCCTTGATCATCTCCGGGATGCCGATCTTCGCTTCGGCAGAGATAGCGTTGAGGGCGTCGATGTCGTGCGTATCGACTTCGCCCGTCAGCGCGTTCGCGATCGTCGGGGAGAACTTCGTCCACTCCGCCGTGGAGTAGGCGATGGTTTTGAACTCTTTCTTCGCGCAGTTCTCATAGGCTTTGAAACAGGTCGCCGTATGCGGGTCCATCAGGTAGCCGTCCGCGAACGCCGCTTTGATATAGGCCTTGCCCTCGTCGCCCGTGGCGTAATCCGCCGCGAAGAACTCCTGGAGTTTGTCCAGTTCCATGAAACAGAGCTCGTAGTTGTGTTCCTCGTCCAGTGAGTGCATCAGCTCTTTGGTACGCGCTTCGCCGAAGAGGTCATAAAGGACGCGCTCGACGTTGGAGGATTTGAGGATGTCCATCGCCGGTGACGTCGTTGCGACGACGTGGGCGTCGCGCAGATCGTATTTTCCGGTCGTAATGAGGCGGGTCAGGACGTTGTTCTCGTTGGAGGCGATGATGATCTTCTCGACCGGCAGTCCCATCTTCATGGCGTAGTAGCCGCCCAGGGCGTTACCGAAGTTGCCGCTCGGTACGTCCAGGTAGACCTTTTCGCCCATGGTGATCTCGCCCTGGCGTACCAGTTCAAGGTAGCTGTGGATGTGATAGATGATCTGGAAGATGATGCGGCCGAAGTTGACGGAGTTCGCCGCGGAGAGGGAGGTGTTCTTCTCTTTCAACGCCGCTTTAAAGGTCTCGGATGCCAACAGGTGCTTCAACGCACCCTGCGCGTCGTCGAAGCTCCCCTTGATCCCGATAACTTTCAGGTTTTCCGCATCCTCCGTGACCATCTGCAGGCGCTGCACGTCGCTGGTACCGCCGTCGGGGTAGAGACACGCGACCTTGACGTTGGCACGGTTTTTGAAGGTCTCCAGTGCCGCCGGGCCGGTGTCGCCGCTGGTCGCGGCGAGAATGAGGTAGTTCTCGTTACGTGCCTGTGCGATGGAAGAGAGGACGATGCCGAAGGGCTGCAGCGCCATGTCTTTGAAGGCGCGGGTCGGGCCGTGGTAGAGTTCGCTGACATAGAGGTCCTCGCGTACCTTGACGACGGGCACGGGGTTGGAAGGGTCGTCAAAAGCGTCGTAGAGGGCAAGCGCCTCGTCGATGACCGCTTCGTCGATGTCGATCGCAAAACGCGTGAGCATATCCTTCGCCATCGTCTTGTAACTGCTGCCCAGGTGCTTTTGCAAGAACGCTTCGCCCAGTTCCGGCAGGGTTTCGGGGACGTACAAGCCGCCGAAAGAGGCGATCGGGCTCAAAATAGCCTGGGAGAAGGTCACTTTTACAGGATGGGTTCCGTCATTTCCACGTGTCTCGATAAACTGCATCATCTTCGCTTTGAAAAAATTTTCGCAATTATAGCGAAGCGGTAGTTAGAGGCGCCCTAAACGAAGCGGTGGCGTTTTTCGGCAAAATCCCTGACTCTGCCCGCGCTTACATGCACCCCTTCCGAAGCCAACAGGGAAATCTTGCGCTTCACCCCGCCCTCGCCCGAATAGCTGCCGATATGGCCATCACTGCGGACGACGCGGTGGCAGGGGACATCCGGGGCATAGGGGTTCTTGCCCACGGCCGTTCCGACGGCGCGTACGGCGCGCGTTTCAAGATAAGCTGCCAGGTCCCCGTAGGTCGTCACCCTCCCTTCGGGGATGCGTTTGAGCGCGTCCCAGACGGCCCGCTGAAAAGGGGTGCCGCTCACTTCACGCTCTCCTGCAGCCAGGCCAGGTAACCGCTGTTGCCGGCGACGACGGGGGCCGCGATGATCTCGGGCACGTCGTAGGGATGCAGCGTCTCGATGCGCGCTCTGAGGCGCTCGAAGGCATCGGCGGTCGTCTTGATGATCAGCAGCACCTCCTCGTCCTCGCAGTATTCGCCTTTGAAGATGTAGTGCGACATAACAGCAGGCAGGCGGTTGACACAGGCGCTGAGCCGCTCTTTTACCACGGCTTCGGCGATGTCTTTGGCACTGACGGGATCGGGGCAGGTGCAGTAAACGATAATTGATTCTGTTTTCATAGCTTCATTATAACGCTTCTGGAAAAACCGGTGTGCGCAGAAAAAGAACAGCTATCATAAAATATAATGCATTATGCGACAAATTCTTCTCTTTATCTACGCCCTGTTCGCCTACCTTTCGGCGATGGTCTCCGTCTTAGTGCTGATCCTCTGGGTCTACCCCTGGTCGTTTATGCCGATCAACATTGACAGCGGCAGCGGCGGCAGCTTTGCCCTGCCCGTCGACCTCGCGCTGATCGCGCTTTTCGGCCTGCAGCACTCCGTCATGGCCCGTCCCGTCGTCAAACAGGCGCTTTTCGGCGCCCGGCCCGTCGCCTTTCGCACCTCGACCTACACCGTACTCTCCGCCCTCTGCCTGCTGCTGATCGTGCTGCTGTGGCAACCGCTGCCCACCCCGCTCTACGCCTTCGAATCCGGTCCGTTTTTCTGGCTGACGACGCTGTTCTACGTTCTGGGGTGGAGCATGGCCTTTGTCGCGACCTTTCAGATCGACCACTTCGAGCTCTTCGGGCTGCACCAGGGGTACCGCGCCCTGCGGGGAATCCCGGAACCCGAAGTACGCTTCCAGAAAAAAGGGTTCTACAAATATGTGCGCCATCCCATCCAGACCGGCACCGTGATCGGTCTCTGGGCCGTCCCGGTCATGAGCACGGGTCACCTGCTCTTTTCGGCGGGCATGACGCTCTATGTTCTCATCGGCCTCATGTATGAAGAGAAGGACCTTGTAAAGACACTGGGCAGCGCCTACCGCCGTTACCGCGAAGAGGTCCCGATGCTGTTCCCCTTCAAAAAGAGACGCTCCTGATCAGAGCCACCCCATCCATTCGAACACGGGCGGCAGCAGCAGCGCCGTCAGGAACGCGGCCAGCGCCATGGCCAGCCCCGCGAACGCGCCGCTGACGGGGTGGGCTTCGAAGGCCCGCGCCGTCCCGACGCCGTGGGCCGTCACCCCCATTGCAATACCGACCGCGCTCTCATCGGTCACCCCCGCCGCTTTCAAGATACGCAGCCCAATAACCGCCCCCGTAATGCCCGTGAAAACAACAAATGCTGCCGTCATGGCCGGGATGCCGCCGAGCACCTCGCTTATTCCCATCGCCACCGGCGTCGTCACCGATTTCGGGGCCAGGGAGATCAGCGTCTCACGGTCCAGCCCCAGGGCATAGCCGATTGCCACGGCGCTGAAGGCCCCTACGAGCACACCGACGGCCAGCGACACCGTCACGGGGAACCAGATGGCGCGCAGACGGGCCATCTGCCTAAAAAGCGGCACGGCCAGCGCCACCGTCGCGGGGCCCAGCAGGAAGTGCAGGAACTGCGCCCCGGCGAAATAGGCGTCATAGGAGGTCCGGCTTAGCTCCAGCAGGACGATCAAAGCGACGATGGAGACGGCCACGGGGTTCAGCAGCGCGATACTGCCGCTTTTTAAAAAGAGTTTCTGCGCCGCCAGGTAGACAAGGATGGTCAGCGTCAGCCACCACAGCGGCGACGCGGCGAGGTAGACCCAGAAGCTGTCAAAGACCATCGGTGTACTCCGATTTCTGACGCCGCAGCAGCCACTGCATCGTCCACCCCGTCACCACCAGCGTGATCACGGCACTGGCGAGCAGCGTCACTCCCAGCTTCAACCAGGTGCCGCCCAGGGCGTCAAAATAGACCATCACCCCTACCCCGGCGGGCACGAACAGGAGTGCGAGATATTTGAGCAGTCCGTCGGCGGTCAGGTCAAGATCGTGGGAGGAACGGCCCCGGTAACGGAGCCAGAGGAAAAGCAGCAGCATCCCGATCACGGGACCGGGAACCGGCCAGCCAAAAAGCCGTACGAGCGCCTCGCCGCAGAGCTGGCAGAAAAGCAGGAGCGCTATACCGTTGAGCATTGTGTCTGCCCCGCCCCCTACAGTGTGATCTGCGTGCCGATACCCTCTTCGGTAAAGAGTTCAAGCAAAATAGCGTGTTCGATACGGCCGTCGATGATGTGGGCCTTCTGGACACTGCGTTCAATCGCCTCGATACAGGCGTCGACCTTCGGCACCATCCCGCCGTGGATCGTCTTGTCGGCTTTGAGCGCCTCCACCTTCGCTTCGGTCAGGGACGAGAGCAGCTTTCCGTCAGCATCGAGGACGCCCGGGGTGTCGGTCATAAAGACGACCTTCTTCGCCCCGATGGCCCCGGCGATCTTGGAAGCCGCCAGGTCTGCGTTGATGTTGTAGCCCGGATGGCCCGTCTCGCCGTCGGATGCTATGGGCGCGATGACGGGGATGAACTTCTCGTCGATCAGGCGGTGGATAACGTCGGCTTTGACATCCTCAATGACCCCGGTAAGGCCCCATTTACCCGAATCTTTCGGCTGGGCGCGCAAGAACTGCGCATCTTTGCCGTTGACACCGAAGGCGCTGGCGCCGTGGGAGTTGAGCAAGGCGACGATCTCGTTGTTGACTTCGCCGCAGAGCACCATCTCAACGATGCGCATCACTTCGGGAGTCGTGACACGCTGCCCGTCGATGAACTCGGTGGGGATGTCCAGTTTGGAGAGCATTTCGTTGATGCGCGGTCCCCCGCCATGGACGATGACCGGACGGATCCCGACAAGGTACATCAGCAACACATCTTTGGCGAATTTCGCCTTGAGCGTTTCGGAAGTCTGCGCCGCACCGCCGTACTTGATGACGACGATCTGGTTTCTGAACTCCTTGATGAACGGCAGCGCCTCCAGGAGGGTCTTGACGGTATCAATCTTTGTTTTCATCGTATGTCCTGATGTAGTGTTCCACGTCTGCGGCCAGTGCGTCGTCGAGCTCCAGATGAAGCTCCATCAACGCGAGCGGCAGGTCAAAGTGGCGAATTTTAACGTAATCTTTATAAGTAACGAGCAAGGCATCCGCCCCGCTCTGCTCGAGGATGGACACCAGTTCGTCGCGCGCAAAGAAGTGGTGGTCCGGAAAGGTCGATTTGGCGACAACCTCGGGCAAAAATGGGTCCAGCCGCTCGGGCCGGGCGATGGCGGTGACCAGTGCCATCTTCGGCGCCGCATCCCTGATCGTCACACGGCGCGTGAAATCCACCCCCTCCCGGACAAGCCGCACCTCTTTCCCCGGCCAGAGCCGCTCGCGGAAGGGGCCGGCGGGAAGGCAGAAGCCATTGACCGCCACGACGTCGATGACGATGTCGTACTTGGCGATAAAGTGCTTGCCGTAGCCATCGTCGAGAAAAACGCAGCCGCACCCCATCGCTTTGGCTTTGGCAATGCCCGCTTCGCGATCCTCGCTGACGATGACGACAGCGTGGGGCAGCTCCAAAGCGTAAAGCATCGCCTCGTCACCGCTGCACGCCACATCGCAGAGTACGCTGCTACCGTCGGAGACGACCTGAAGCCCGCTGCTTTGGCGCCCGTAGCCGCGCAGCACGACGGCGGGATTCGCCTGCCGCTGCGCCAGCGCCACTGTCAGCGGGGTCTTTCCGCTCCCGCCGACGGTCAGGTTGCCGACGCTGACGACGGGGATGCCCTGGTGACGCGGTACGCTGTTTTGATAGCGGCGGTGCATGATAAAGCAGTAGAGCGCACCGAGGGGCCAGAGCGCGTAGGCGAGCAGACGCTGGTAGGAAGAAGGAGCGTAGAAGAAACGCTCCCCCCAGGCGACGAGGCGGGGTTTCACACGCGGGTTTTCGCGAGTTCGATCACTGCGTCGCAGATGTAATCGACCTCTTTGTCCGTGATGGAGCCGTAGATCGGGAGGGAGAGCACCTGCTGGTAGTTGCGCAGAGCGATCGGGAAATCATTGATGCGCAGATTGTATTTATTCTTGTAGTACGCCATCAGGTGCAGCGGGATATAGTGCAGCCCCGTCTCGATCCCTTTGGCCAAAAGGTCGCGGGCGAAACCGTCGCGGTTCTTATCGATCTTGATGATGTAGTTGCTGAACGCGTGGTCGCCGTGGATCTCCGGAGGGGTGATGTGGTAGACCCCTTTGAGCCGTTCGCTGTAGCGCGCCGCCACCTCTTTCTGACGGGCGATCACCTTGTCCTGGTGGGAGATGAAAGCATCGTTAAAAGCCGCCTCGATGGGGCTCATCGTGTATTTGCTCCCGATATCGACGACGTCGTAGATGTAGCTCAGTCCTTCGTCGTCACGCACCATCGCATGGTTGCGCAGCAGGGTCGCGCGTTCCATCATCTCGGCGTCGTCGGTGACGAGCATGCCGCCGTTGCTGATGGTCTGCTTCATGTGGGGGCTGAAGCTGAAGCAAGTGATGTCCGCCCCCGTCGAGCCGATCTTCTTCCCCTTGTAGGTCGCACCGAGCGCGTCCGAAGCATCCTCGACGATCTTGACGTTGTAGATCTTGGCGATGTTGTAGAGCCGGTCGAGGTCCATCGGCTGCCCCGCGATGTGCGAGACGATGACCGCCTTGAGCTTTTTGGCGCTGTTGGCTTCGAGGTAGCGTTCGAGCTTGTCGATATCCATGTTCATCGTCCACTCATTGACGTCGACAAAGATCGGTTCGGCGTCAAAGTGGCGCACGACTTCCGGTACGGCCGGGAAGGCGTTGACGGAGCAAAGCACCTTATCCCCGCGTTTGAGGTCGATGGCCAGCATCGCCAGGTGCAGCGCCGCCGTGCCGTGCGAGGTCGCCAGCGCATAGCCGCAGCCGATATAGTTCTCAAAATTCGCCTCGAGATCCTCCACGGCGAATTCGGCATCGCCCTGCAGTACCTGCTCGACCTTGTTACGTTCCTTGGGACCGATTTCCGGCCGGTAAAACGGTACTTTCATCCTTGTCTCCTATAAAGTGATATCGCGTGGATAGTTAAAATCGTGGTTGATCGTCCGCGATGTCAGTTTCGCGATGACGGGCATTTTGCGCTTGAACTGGTTACGGTAGATCCGGGTCAGGATCAGCTCCACCAGCGCCGCGTCGCACCCCTCTTCGATCAGTTCCGTTTTGCTGGCGCGCTCCTCGACGTAGCGGCGCAGCACCGCGTCGATCTGCGCGTAGCTGTACCCCAGCTCCGCTTCGTCACTCTGCCCCGCCCAGAGATCCGCCGAGGGGGGTTTGCCGATAATGCTCTGCGGCACCTCCAGATGCGCCGCCAGTTCGAAGACCTCCGTTTTGTAGAGATCCCCGATGGGATTGACCGCGCTGGCAAGGTCCCCGAAAAGGGTCCCGTAGCCCAGCATCAGTTCGCTCTTGTTGCTCGTGCCCAGCACCAGGGCGCTTTCGCGCGCCGAGATGTCAAAGAGCGTCGCCATCCGCATCCGCGCCGAAAAGTTCCCGATGCGCAGATTGTCCATCGCCTCATGCTCGTAGGCTTTGAGCATCGGTTCGATGCTGTGGGTTTCCGCGCGGATGCCGAAGCGTTCGCAGAGCTCGTCGGCGTCATCGAGGCTGCTTTGCGAAGAGTAGTGCGACGGCATCTTCACACAGAGCAGCCGGTCCCCGAAGGCGCGGTGGGCCAGCACGGCGACCACGGCGGAATCAATCCCGCCGCTGAGCCCAACAACGACACGTTTCAAACCGGTTTTTTCGACTTCGTCAATGAGGAACTTCGTCAAAAAATCGGTAATCATTGCGTATTTGCCCATCCGACGTTCCTCGAAATCTTTATTTTCCCGCTTCTCTCTCCTCCATGGTATCAGAGTATTATTTTAGAGAAGCCTTAACAATCAAAATTATATCAAATTTTCCTTCGCAAACGATAATTTTTATAATTGAGATCATATTTTTTCGCAAATTTCCATTCGTTGGGCAACAGTCTGATATGATGCGGATACCGAATAAACGAGGAGAATCCGAATGAAGACATTACTCTTTCTTATAGTGGCCGTTTGCGGCCTCTGGGCGGCCGGCCCGAATGCGCCGGTGCAGCACACCGCCAGCGTCGTGGAGACAATGGATGCCGGCGGCTACACCTATATGAAAGTCAATGAGGGCAAAGAACCCTACTGGGTTGCGGTGACGGCGACAAAGGTAAAAGTGGGCGAGAACGTCTCTTTCACCGAGCAGATGTGGATGCCGAACTTTAAAAGCCGCGCCCTCGGCCGTACCTTTGAAAAGATCCTTTTCGCCTCCATGGCCCCGGGAACAGCAGCGCCCGCCGAACAGGTCCAGCCGCAGAGCGCGCCGAAAGAGGTCTTGAAAAAAGCCGAGGGCGGCTACAGTGTTTCCGAAGTCTTTACCAAACGCCAGAACCTCAAAGGCAAAACCGTCAAAGTGCGCGGCAAAGTGACCAAGATCTCCAGACAGATCATGAAACGCAACTGGGTCCACCTCGAAGACGGGACCGGCGATACCATGACGGACGACCTCGTCTTTACGGCTAACAGTGTTGCAAATATTAAAGCGGGCGATATCGTCGTTGCGACGGGAAAAGTAGAGACGGACAAGGATTTCGGGTACGGTTATTTCTACCCGGTCATCGTCGAAGAGAGCAGCT
Encoded proteins:
- the ppk2 gene encoding polyphosphate kinase 2, which gives rise to MGTKHDMLGTELEQGEILKEIVHDDRRIESGKAFERERREHNKNGKKRVAVWIRKSVIDYEDELKQLQIELLKLQKHVKEQGLKLLLLFEGRDAAGKGGTIKRITEHLNPRGARVVALNKPSDVEKTQWYFQRYVEHLPSAGEIVLFDRSWYNRAGVEPVMGFCTQDEHQEFLHEVPQFERMLVNAGIILVKFYFSVSKKEQAKRFKERENNPLKHYKLSPIDLRSQELWDKYTIAEYSMFMASHTDHAPWTIIHADKKKKARLNCIKHILKQINYSEKIGKKVLKTDKETLYSADRMIAEFDSSVALQPEKAAKGS
- the thrC gene encoding threonine synthase translates to MQFIETRGNDGTHPVKVTFSQAILSPIASFGGLYVPETLPELGEAFLQKHLGSSYKTMAKDMLTRFAIDIDEAVIDEALALYDAFDDPSNPVPVVKVREDLYVSELYHGPTRAFKDMALQPFGIVLSSIAQARNENYLILAATSGDTGPAALETFKNRANVKVACLYPDGGTSDVQRLQMVTEDAENLKVIGIKGSFDDAQGALKHLLASETFKAALKEKNTSLSAANSVNFGRIIFQIIYHIHSYLELVRQGEITMGEKVYLDVPSGNFGNALGGYYAMKMGLPVEKIIIASNENNVLTRLITTGKYDLRDAHVVATTSPAMDILKSSNVERVLYDLFGEARTKELMHSLDEEHNYELCFMELDKLQEFFAADYATGDEGKAYIKAAFADGYLMDPHTATCFKAYENCAKKEFKTIAYSTAEWTKFSPTIANALTGEVDTHDIDALNAISAEAKIGIPEMIKALFDKPVTQKTIIEKEQIEAEILNFI
- a CDS encoding MGMT family protein; amino-acid sequence: MSGTPFQRAVWDALKRIPEGRVTTYGDLAAYLETRAVRAVGTAVGKNPYAPDVPCHRVVRSDGHIGSYSGEGGVKRKISLLASEGVHVSAGRVRDFAEKRHRFV
- the cutA gene encoding divalent-cation tolerance protein CutA translates to MKTESIIVYCTCPDPVSAKDIAEAVVKERLSACVNRLPAVMSHYIFKGEYCEDEEVLLIIKTTADAFERLRARIETLHPYDVPEIIAAPVVAGNSGYLAWLQESVK
- a CDS encoding methyltransferase family protein, whose amino-acid sequence is MRQILLFIYALFAYLSAMVSVLVLILWVYPWSFMPINIDSGSGGSFALPVDLALIALFGLQHSVMARPVVKQALFGARPVAFRTSTYTVLSALCLLLIVLLWQPLPTPLYAFESGPFFWLTTLFYVLGWSMAFVATFQIDHFELFGLHQGYRALRGIPEPEVRFQKKGFYKYVRHPIQTGTVIGLWAVPVMSTGHLLFSAGMTLYVLIGLMYEEKDLVKTLGSAYRRYREEVPMLFPFKKRRS
- a CDS encoding LrgB family protein, which translates into the protein MVFDSFWVYLAASPLWWLTLTILVYLAAQKLFLKSGSIALLNPVAVSIVALIVLLELSRTSYDAYFAGAQFLHFLLGPATVALAVPLFRQMARLRAIWFPVTVSLAVGVLVGAFSAVAIGYALGLDRETLISLAPKSVTTPVAMGISEVLGGIPAMTAAFVVFTGITGAVIGLRILKAAGVTDESAVGIAMGVTAHGVGTARAFEAHPVSGAFAGLAMALAAFLTALLLPPVFEWMGWL
- a CDS encoding CidA/LrgA family protein; the protein is MLNGIALLLFCQLCGEALVRLFGWPVPGPVIGMLLLFLWLRYRGRSSHDLDLTADGLLKYLALLFVPAGVGVMVYFDALGGTWLKLGVTLLASAVITLVVTGWTMQWLLRRQKSEYTDGL
- the argB gene encoding acetylglutamate kinase — its product is MKTKIDTVKTLLEALPFIKEFRNQIVVIKYGGAAQTSETLKAKFAKDVLLMYLVGIRPVIVHGGGPRINEMLSKLDIPTEFIDGQRVTTPEVMRIVEMVLCGEVNNEIVALLNSHGASAFGVNGKDAQFLRAQPKDSGKWGLTGVIEDVKADVIHRLIDEKFIPVIAPIASDGETGHPGYNINADLAASKIAGAIGAKKVVFMTDTPGVLDADGKLLSSLTEAKVEALKADKTIHGGMVPKVDACIEAIERSVQKAHIIDGRIEHAILLELFTEEGIGTQITL
- a CDS encoding tetraacyldisaccharide 4'-kinase, which gives rise to MKPRLVAWGERFFYAPSSYQRLLAYALWPLGALYCFIMHRRYQNSVPRHQGIPVVSVGNLTVGGSGKTPLTVALAQRQANPAVVLRGYGRQSSGLQVVSDGSSVLCDVACSGDEAMLYALELPHAVVIVSEDREAGIAKAKAMGCGCVFLDDGYGKHFIAKYDIVIDVVAVNGFCLPAGPFRERLWPGKEVRLVREGVDFTRRVTIRDAAPKMALVTAIARPERLDPFLPEVVAKSTFPDHHFFARDELVSILEQSGADALLVTYKDYVKIRHFDLPLALMELHLELDDALAADVEHYIRTYDENKD
- a CDS encoding DegT/DnrJ/EryC1/StrS family aminotransferase: MKVPFYRPEIGPKERNKVEQVLQGDAEFAVEDLEANFENYIGCGYALATSHGTAALHLAMLAIDLKRGDKVLCSVNAFPAVPEVVRHFDAEPIFVDVNEWTMNMDIDKLERYLEANSAKKLKAVIVSHIAGQPMDLDRLYNIAKIYNVKIVEDASDALGATYKGKKIGSTGADITCFSFSPHMKQTISNGGMLVTDDAEMMERATLLRNHAMVRDDEGLSYIYDVVDIGSKYTMSPIEAAFNDAFISHQDKVIARQKEVAARYSERLKGVYHITPPEIHGDHAFSNYIIKIDKNRDGFARDLLAKGIETGLHYIPLHLMAYYKNKYNLRINDFPIALRNYQQVLSLPIYGSITDKEVDYICDAVIELAKTRV
- a CDS encoding NAD+ synthase: MGKYAMITDFLTKFLIDEVEKTGLKRVVVGLSGGIDSAVVAVLAHRAFGDRLLCVKMPSHYSSQSSLDDADELCERFGIRAETHSIEPMLKAYEHEAMDNLRIGNFSARMRMATLFDISARESALVLGTSNKSELMLGYGTLFGDLASAVNPIGDLYKTEVFELAAHLEVPQSIIGKPPSADLWAGQSDEAELGYSYAQIDAVLRRYVEERASKTELIEEGCDAALVELILTRIYRNQFKRKMPVIAKLTSRTINHDFNYPRDITL
- a CDS encoding OB-fold nucleic acid binding domain-containing protein, giving the protein MKTLLFLIVAVCGLWAAGPNAPVQHTASVVETMDAGGYTYMKVNEGKEPYWVAVTATKVKVGENVSFTEQMWMPNFKSRALGRTFEKILFASMAPGTAAPAEQVQPQSAPKEVLKKAEGGYSVSEVFTKRQNLKGKTVKVRGKVTKISRQIMKRNWVHLEDGTGDTMTDDLVFTANSVANIKAGDIVVATGKVETDKDFGYGYFYPVIVEESSFVKER